One stretch of Alcaligenes aquatilis DNA includes these proteins:
- a CDS encoding TetR/AcrR family transcriptional regulator, whose protein sequence is MTDTHQNKLHKNESTNKRRYLPSAERKREILKAAFDEFSHRGFLGTSLERIAARAGISKSGIYAHYNSKDDVFEDMLRSTLLPPEGNTFELSDTCEAATLSCLVDEYLNQLYERLSNPDVQAMFRLLMTESGRVPDLAQYWGQQLLDQNYTANQAFFQLGIQRGLIRPDVSSSDYLQAASPSLMWLMVLLVLGPQHSPVPFEEVRLLHKRLLIERLQPVSA, encoded by the coding sequence ATGACAGACACACACCAAAATAAACTTCATAAAAACGAAAGCACAAACAAGCGACGTTACCTGCCCTCGGCCGAGCGTAAACGCGAAATCCTGAAAGCAGCTTTTGACGAATTTTCTCACCGGGGTTTTTTGGGAACCTCGCTCGAGCGCATTGCCGCCCGCGCTGGAATCTCCAAGTCCGGCATTTACGCGCACTACAACAGCAAAGATGACGTATTCGAGGACATGCTCCGCAGCACGCTGCTGCCCCCCGAAGGCAACACCTTTGAACTTTCCGATACCTGCGAGGCAGCCACCCTGTCCTGTCTCGTGGATGAGTATCTCAATCAACTCTATGAGCGCCTGTCCAATCCGGACGTGCAAGCCATGTTCAGGCTGTTAATGACCGAAAGCGGTCGTGTCCCCGATCTGGCCCAGTATTGGGGCCAACAACTCTTGGACCAGAACTACACGGCCAACCAGGCTTTTTTTCAGTTGGGTATCCAACGAGGGCTTATCCGCCCCGATGTCAGCTCCTCAGACTACCTCCAGGCGGCCTCCCCTTCCCTGATGTGGTTAATGGTTTTGCTGGTTTTAGGACCGCAACACTCGCCTGTACCCTTTGAAGAAGTCCGCCTCCTGCACAAACGCTTATTAATAGAGCGCCTGCAACCCGTGTCTGCCTGA
- the glyA gene encoding serine hydroxymethyltransferase, producing the protein MYDNTLSLSDFDKELAQAIQGEESRQEDHVELIASENYASPLVMQVQNSVFTNKYAEGYPDKRYYAGCEFVDVAERLAIERLKAVFDCDYANVQPHAGAQANTAVFLALLKPGDTVMGMNLAQGGHLTHGNPINISGRLYNIVPYGVDIQTGLIDYDEMERIAIETKPKMLIGGFSAYSRVKDWARMRQIADKVGAWFWVDMAHVAGLVAAGEYPSPLPYAHVVTSTTHKTLRGPRGGVIMAKGQSEDLYKRLNSAVFPGVQGGPLMHLIAAKAVAFKEALQPEFRTYQQNVVRNARAMAAVLMQRGHNIVSGGTDNHMMLINLSAKPYTGQEASDALADAYITVNKNSVPNDPRSPMVTSGIRIGTPAVTTRGFTVADCEQLAHYLCDVLDAYEAGTLDTIKHEIREKIVTLCRSYPVYQVQTEPAQL; encoded by the coding sequence ATGTACGACAACACTCTCAGCCTGTCCGATTTTGACAAGGAATTGGCCCAGGCCATCCAAGGCGAAGAAAGCCGCCAGGAAGATCACGTAGAACTGATTGCTTCGGAAAACTATGCCAGTCCCCTGGTTATGCAGGTTCAGAACTCCGTGTTTACCAACAAATATGCCGAGGGCTACCCGGACAAGCGTTACTACGCCGGTTGCGAGTTTGTGGACGTGGCTGAACGTCTGGCAATCGAGCGCCTGAAAGCCGTCTTCGATTGTGACTACGCCAACGTACAGCCCCATGCCGGAGCGCAAGCTAATACCGCTGTGTTCCTGGCCTTGCTCAAACCAGGCGATACGGTCATGGGAATGAACCTGGCCCAAGGCGGGCACCTGACACACGGCAACCCGATCAATATTTCCGGCCGTCTTTACAATATTGTTCCTTACGGAGTTGATATCCAAACCGGGCTGATCGATTACGACGAAATGGAGCGCATTGCTATCGAGACCAAGCCCAAAATGCTGATTGGTGGCTTTTCCGCGTATTCGCGTGTGAAGGACTGGGCCCGCATGCGCCAGATCGCCGACAAGGTGGGTGCCTGGTTCTGGGTGGATATGGCCCATGTGGCGGGTCTGGTGGCGGCAGGTGAGTACCCCAGCCCTCTGCCATACGCGCATGTGGTGACCAGTACGACCCATAAAACCCTGCGTGGCCCACGTGGTGGTGTGATCATGGCTAAAGGGCAGAGCGAGGATTTGTACAAACGCCTGAACTCGGCTGTGTTTCCTGGCGTGCAAGGGGGCCCCTTGATGCACTTGATTGCAGCCAAAGCGGTCGCGTTCAAAGAAGCCCTGCAGCCCGAGTTCCGGACTTATCAGCAAAATGTGGTGCGTAATGCCCGCGCCATGGCAGCGGTACTGATGCAGCGCGGCCATAATATCGTTTCAGGCGGTACGGATAATCACATGATGCTGATTAACTTGTCGGCCAAACCTTACACCGGTCAAGAGGCCAGCGATGCCTTGGCAGATGCCTACATTACAGTGAACAAGAACTCGGTGCCTAATGATCCGCGTTCGCCCATGGTGACCTCAGGCATCCGGATCGGAACCCCCGCTGTGACCACGCGCGGCTTTACCGTGGCCGATTGCGAGCAGTTGGCACACTACTTGTGCGATGTGCTCGATGCCTATGAGGCAGGCACGCTGGATACGATCAAGCACGAGATCCGTGAAAAAATCGTGACCTTGTGTCGAAGCTATCCGGTGTATCAAGTGCAGACAGAACCGGCGCAGTTGTAA
- the serC gene encoding 3-phosphoserine/phosphohydroxythreonine transaminase, producing the protein MSRPFNFSAGPSALPMDVLLQVRDELLDFAGTGVSVMEISHRSQPFMDFAHRTDTAVRRVLAVPSDYHVLLLQGGAYLQFSQIPMNLFHQKKTADYIHTGLWSEQAANAARQYGEVRIIASSYETGFDRIPEINESNINLDAAYLHYTENETAQGLQFSKPPVSSIPLVCDACSSLMSKPLDISAHDLIYASAQKNMGIAGVTMVLLNPAILDKPLASTPQVLDFSIQAQKQSLLNTPSTFSWYVLGLTLEWIERVGGIDVLYEINKKKAQHLYGVIDKSNGFYTNGVWSDDRSINNVPFHIAETNLEDLFVKEAQKNGFHGLKGHQSTGGLRASIYNAVTLDAVQALGAFMREFERTHG; encoded by the coding sequence ATGTCCCGACCCTTTAATTTCAGCGCAGGGCCCAGCGCCTTGCCGATGGATGTTCTATTGCAAGTACGAGATGAGCTGCTTGATTTTGCCGGCACAGGGGTCTCTGTGATGGAAATCAGTCATCGTTCCCAGCCTTTCATGGATTTTGCCCATCGTACTGACACCGCTGTACGTCGTGTTCTGGCTGTGCCATCGGACTATCACGTCTTGCTCCTGCAAGGGGGGGCGTATCTGCAGTTCTCTCAAATCCCGATGAACTTGTTTCATCAAAAAAAAACAGCAGACTATATACATACAGGGTTATGGTCGGAACAAGCCGCTAATGCTGCTAGGCAATATGGGGAAGTAAGAATCATAGCGAGTTCTTATGAAACTGGATTTGATCGTATTCCGGAAATTAATGAATCTAATATTAATCTGGATGCAGCGTACTTGCATTACACAGAGAATGAAACTGCACAGGGCTTGCAATTTTCAAAACCACCTGTTTCATCTATTCCATTGGTATGCGATGCTTGCTCCAGCTTGATGTCAAAACCGCTTGACATCTCGGCTCACGATTTGATTTACGCTTCGGCCCAGAAAAATATGGGCATCGCTGGTGTGACAATGGTATTGCTCAATCCTGCTATTTTAGACAAGCCTTTAGCGAGTACGCCACAGGTGTTGGATTTTTCCATTCAGGCACAAAAGCAATCCTTGCTCAATACCCCTTCTACATTTTCCTGGTATGTCTTGGGTTTGACTCTGGAGTGGATTGAGCGAGTAGGTGGAATAGACGTGTTGTATGAAATAAATAAGAAAAAAGCGCAACATCTCTATGGCGTCATTGATAAAAGCAATGGTTTTTATACCAATGGCGTTTGGTCTGACGATCGATCCATCAATAATGTGCCATTTCATATTGCTGAAACTAATTTGGAAGATTTGTTTGTGAAAGAAGCCCAGAAAAATGGTTTTCACGGTTTGAAGGGCCATCAATCAACAGGAGGCTTGCGCGCCAGCATCTACAACGCCGTCACCTTGGACGCGGTACAGGCGCTGGGAGCGTTCATGCGTGAGTTCGAGCGCACGCACGGTTAG
- a CDS encoding 7-cyano-7-deazaguanine/7-aminomethyl-7-deazaguanine transporter translates to MTLPTVPSSRLSFYLRLLIAFHIFIVIASNYLVQLPIELFGFHSTWGAFSFPFVFLATDLTVRLMGKSEARRVITRAMFPALIASYVVSVLFHEGQFNGLQTLGEFNSFVFRIALASFAAYVLGQLLDVQVFDRIRRDYKQWWLAPAAASVFGQALDTLAFFGIAFWHSSNPFMAEHWGEIAIVDYVIKLGVSLLLFVPMYGVLLNSLISTMKRRALSIAQAKA, encoded by the coding sequence ATGACTCTGCCTACCGTGCCGTCTTCACGGCTGTCGTTCTACTTGCGACTTCTCATTGCCTTTCACATTTTTATTGTGATTGCCAGCAATTATCTGGTTCAACTTCCCATTGAATTGTTCGGCTTCCATAGCACGTGGGGAGCCTTCAGCTTTCCGTTTGTTTTTCTGGCTACCGACCTGACCGTCCGTTTGATGGGCAAGTCCGAAGCACGCCGTGTGATTACCCGCGCCATGTTTCCGGCCCTCATCGCCTCTTATGTGGTCTCCGTGCTCTTTCATGAAGGCCAATTCAATGGCCTGCAGACACTGGGCGAATTCAACAGCTTTGTGTTTCGTATTGCCTTGGCCAGCTTTGCCGCCTACGTCTTAGGGCAATTGCTGGATGTACAGGTCTTTGACCGCATCCGTCGCGACTACAAACAGTGGTGGCTTGCTCCAGCCGCTGCTTCGGTCTTCGGGCAGGCACTGGATACGCTGGCCTTTTTCGGTATCGCCTTCTGGCATAGCAGCAATCCTTTCATGGCCGAACACTGGGGCGAGATTGCCATCGTCGATTACGTCATCAAGCTGGGCGTCAGCCTGCTGCTGTTTGTACCTATGTATGGCGTGCTGCTCAATTCCCTGATCAGCACCATGAAGCGCCGCGCCCTAAGCATCGCGCAGGCCAAAGCATGA
- the queC gene encoding 7-cyano-7-deazaguanine synthase QueC: MKPHTPHRRALVLFSGGQDSATCLAWALDRFAFVETVGFDYGQRNHAELQCRQTLKDKLCQRFPHWAERLGQDHVLDAHVLAQIGGSAMTESMTIAMQEDGLPNTFVPGRNLLFFTLAGALAYRRGLDTLVGGMSETDYSGYPDCRDNTLKALQVALSLGIERPLTVETPLMWLDKADTWELAHQLGSDALVQLIREDSHTCYQNNRETLHDWGYGCGQCPACELRAKGYADWRIQDRTARRS; this comes from the coding sequence ATGAAGCCGCACACTCCACACCGCCGGGCCCTGGTTTTGTTTTCAGGCGGACAGGATTCGGCTACCTGCCTGGCCTGGGCTCTGGACCGCTTTGCCTTTGTGGAAACCGTGGGCTTTGACTACGGCCAGCGCAACCATGCGGAATTGCAGTGCCGTCAGACACTAAAAGACAAACTGTGCCAACGGTTCCCGCATTGGGCAGAGCGCCTGGGGCAAGACCATGTGCTCGATGCCCATGTTCTGGCTCAGATAGGTGGCAGCGCCATGACCGAATCCATGACGATCGCCATGCAGGAAGACGGTCTGCCCAATACCTTTGTGCCCGGTCGCAATCTGCTGTTCTTTACTCTGGCTGGTGCCCTGGCCTACCGCCGGGGCCTGGATACGCTGGTAGGCGGCATGTCGGAAACCGATTATTCGGGCTACCCGGATTGCCGCGACAACACATTGAAAGCGCTGCAAGTGGCATTGAGCCTGGGAATCGAGCGCCCACTGACCGTGGAAACACCATTGATGTGGCTGGACAAGGCCGACACCTGGGAATTGGCCCACCAGCTTGGCTCGGATGCTTTGGTACAACTGATTCGGGAAGACAGCCACACCTGCTACCAGAACAATCGGGAAACGCTGCATGACTGGGGATATGGCTGCGGGCAATGCCCGGCTTGTGAACTGCGGGCCAAAGGGTATGCCGACTGGCGGATACAAGACAGAACCGCAAGGCGCTCATGA